A stretch of Miscanthus floridulus cultivar M001 unplaced genomic scaffold, ASM1932011v1 os_2356_4_5, whole genome shotgun sequence DNA encodes these proteins:
- the LOC136534881 gene encoding uncharacterized mitochondrial protein AtMg00810-like, translated as MTHLGTLHHFIGISVTRSSDGLFLSQRQYAVKLLQRVGMSMCHPSTTPQVCLFVHGPREPHLALVKHILCYVKGTLSTGLHIGTGHVQSLTAYSNMDWAGCPNSRRSTLGYCVYIGDNLVSWSFKHQDIVSRSSVEAEYRAITHCWLRQLV; from the exons ATGACTCACCTCGGGACGCTCCACCACTTCATCGGCATCTCCGTCACGCGCTCCTCCGACGGGCTGTTCCTCTCGCAACGCCAGTATGCTGTTAAGCTTCTTCAGCGTGTTGGCATGTCCATGTGCCATCCCTCCACGACGCCT CAAGTGTGCCTCTTCGTGCACGGCCCTCGAGAGCCGCACCTTGCCCTCGTCAAGCACATTCTTTGCTACGTCAAGGGCACTCTTTCTACTGGTCTCCACATTGGCACCGGTCATGTACAGTCTCTCACGGCATACTCAAATATGGACTGGGCAGGGTGCCCCAACTCCCGCCGCTCCACGTTGGGCTACTGCGTCTACATCGGTGACAACTTGGTGTCTTGGTCGTTCAAGCATCAGGACATTGTCTCTCGCTCCAGTGTTGAAGCAGAGTACCGTGCCATCACCCACTGCTGGTTGCGCCAGCTTGTCTAG
- the LOC136534880 gene encoding uncharacterized protein, with protein MENLALLWGIIGPGVSGAIFGAGWWFWVDAVVCSAVQVSFLHYLPGIFATLAALMFNCVNKDEIGYDYYSPYGDDSEWRVKLWLFVAYVVSFVCLAGSVGLLVQDALTNKGPSVWTGVAGVLQCVLVLISGLVLLDMPLRRLKGVMSCAGLQGWSWSQSCEENYFWQHMSLCDGNVVHCSLLNGMTRRFICAYLTVLKNDAS; from the exons ATGGAGAACCTTGCGCTGCTTTGGGGGATCATCGGCCCTGGCGTGTCCGGCGCCATCTTCGGGGCTGGATGGTGGTTCTGGGTGGACGCGGTCGTTTGCAGCGCCGTCCAGGTCTCCTTCCTCCACTACCTTCCAG GGATCTTCGCTACGCTGGCGGCGCTCATGTTCAATTGCGTGAACAAGGATGAGATCGGATACGACTATTACTCGCCCTACGGGGACGATTCAGAGTGGAG AGTGAAGCTCTGGCTTTTTGTGGCATATGTCGTTTCTTTTGTGTGCCTAGCTGGATCTGTGGGTTTATTGGTGCAAGACGCGCTGACGAACAAGGGCCCTTCTGTCTGGACTGGTGTTGCTGGCGTTCTGCAATGTGTTCTTGTGTTGATAAG CGGGCTGGTGCTATTGGACATGCCACTCAGAAGATTAAAGGGCGTAATGTCATGTGCAGGCTTGCAAGGTTGGTCTTGGTCACAATCGTGTGAAGAAAATTATTTCTGGCAGCATATGAGTTTGTGTGATGGAAATGTCGTGCACTGTTCACTGCTAAATGGGATGACTAGACGTTTCATCTGTGCATATCTGACTGTTTTGAAAAATGACGCTTCTTAA
- the LOC136534879 gene encoding transmembrane emp24 domain-containing protein p24delta4-like, whose product MLVAVRQEETMARGGAWAAAAAVWWMAAGAGAVWLEIAPSGTKCVSEEIQSNVVVIGDYSVLYDHHHAHPTIAVKVTSPFGDVVHKKEKVSMEQFAFTTAEAGNYLACFSIDGEDRGLVVKLNLDWKIGIATRDWDSVAKKEKIEGVELELLKLEVAVQSIHENLLLLKSKEANMRDVSEKTNSRVTWLSMLSLSVCIAVSVLQLWHLQQYFRKKKLI is encoded by the exons ATGTTGGTGGCGGTGCGGCAGGAAGAGACGATGGCGAGGGGTGGCGCgtgggccgcggcggcggcggtgtggtgGATGGCGGCGGGGGCCGGGGCGGTGTGGCTGGAGATTGCGCCGTCAGGGACTAAGTGTGTGTCGGAGGAGATCCAATCCAACGTTGTCGTCATCGGCGACTACTCCGTCCTCTACGATCACCACCACGCCCACCCTACCATCGCCGTCAAG GTTACATCCCCTTTTGGAGACGTTGTTCATAAGAAAGAAAAGGTTTCAATGGAGCAATTTGCATTTACCACAGCAGAAGCAGGGAACTACCTTGCCTGCTTCTCGATTGATGGTGAGGACAGAGGGTTAGTGGTGAAACTAAATCTTGATTGGAAAATTGGGATAGCTACTAGAGACTGGGATTCTGTTGCTAAAAAGGAAAAGATCGAG GGAGTTGAACTGGAGTTACTCAAGCTTGAAGTTGCTGTCCAATCAATCCATGAGAACCTGCTTCTTCTAAAATCCAA AGAAGCCAACATGAGGGATGTTAGTGAAAAGACGAATTCTAGGGTCACGTGGTTGAGCATGCTCTCTCTTAGTGTTTGCATTGCAGTCTCTGTTTTACAGTTGTGGCATCTACAGCAGTACTTCCGAAAGAAGAAGCTCATCTAA
- the LOC136534878 gene encoding annexin Gh1-like, giving the protein MASAGSEEACREIRGACGTPRRLGLLLAPRSPAERQQIRAAYRATFGEDLAGTLHGTLVAMSNSSNQEDKLCRLLYLWALEPAERDAVVAREAVEGGVTVAGYRALVEVFTRRKQDQLFFTKQAYMARFRRNLDQDMVTEPSHPYQRLLLALAASHRSHHDDLSQHVAKCDARRLHDTKNSGAGSVVDEAVILEMFSKRSIPQLRLAFCSYKRIYGHDYTKALKINGSGEFEESLRVVVKCIYNPSKYYSKLLQRSMLSADKRMVTRAILGSDDVGIDEIRSAFKSCYGRNLADYIQENLPESDYRDFLVAVARGSVAP; this is encoded by the exons atggcctcTGCGGGGTCCGAGGAGGCGTGCAGGGAGATCCGCGGCGCGTGCGGCACGCCGCGGCGCCTGGGCCTCCTCCTGGCTCCGCGGAGCCCCGCCGAGAGGCAGCAGATCAGGGCGGCGTACCGTGCGACGTTCGGCGAGGACCTCGCTGGGACGCTGCACGGCACCCTCGTGGCCATGTCCAACTCCAGCAACCAGGAGGACAAG CTCTGCAGGCTGCTCTACCTGTGGGCTCTGGAGCCGGCGGAACGGGATGCGGTCGTGGCGCGGGAGGCGGTCGAGGGCGGCGTCACCGTGGCCGGCTACCGCGCCCTCGTCGAGGTGTTCACGCGCCGGAAGCAGGACCAGCTCTTCTTCACCAAGCAGGCATACATGGCCAGGTTCAGGAGGAACCTGGACCAGGACATGGTCACCGAGCCGTCTCACCCATACCAGAGG CTGCTGCTGGCTCTCGCAGCCTCCCACAGGTCGCACCACGACGACCTCAGCCAGCACGTAGCCAAATGCGACGCGAGGAGGCTGCACGACACGAAGAACAGTGGTGCCGGTTCCGTCGTCGACGAGGCTGTGATCCTTGAGATGTTCAGCAAGAGGAGCATCCCACAGCTCAGGTTGGCCTTCTGCAGCTACAAGCGCATATATGGGCATGACTATACCAAG GCACTGAAGATAAATGGGTCTGGTGAATTTGAAGAATCTCTGAGGGTTGTTGTCAAGTGCATCTACAACCCTTCCAAGTATTACTCCAAG TTACTGCAGAGAAGTATGCTATCTGCAGATAAAAGGATGGTAACAAGAGCTATCTTGGGCAGTGATGATGTCGGTATAGATGAGATCAGATCAGCGTTCAAGAGTTGTTATGGAAGGAACCTTGCAGACTACATCCAAGAAAACTTGCCTGAGAGTGATTACAGAGACTTTCTTGTGGCTGTGGCAAGAGGGTCAGTGGCACCATGA